The Zingiber officinale cultivar Zhangliang chromosome 9A, Zo_v1.1, whole genome shotgun sequence genome window below encodes:
- the LOC122021710 gene encoding receptor protein kinase TMK1-like encodes MDDYPPHRGPAILLEVVACALLILLALASGTAGADTNPGDLAAMQVLASALGADRVLSWSPSSDPCSSWTGITCSGGRVTAIQVGNMSLAGSLPPEVRNLTGLVRLELQHNRLAGKLPSFAGLSSLQFLLLHNNLFSFIPDDFFSGLSSLQAAFLDENPFAPWNLPPSLRDAVALVNFSAYYANVTGSLPDFLATSFPGLDHLGLAYNLLSGAVPADFAGAPLRSLWLNNQQGPNRLSGGITFIENMTSLQELWLQSNDFSGPLPDFSRLTNLGVLELRDNQFTGTVPSSLTELKSLTKVTLTNNLLQGPLPVFPNSVNLDLNPESESFCLTKPGRCDDRVNLLLSVSKDFNYPVRFANNWKNNDPCGWEGIRCDANGNITVINFQKMGLNGSISPDFGLFASLQKLLLSNNNLTGIIPSTLTNLAGLNELDVSNNSLWGKVPRFSQNVLLRTDGNAHLGQDPVAPPGAQSGTTDNGSNPNPGGSSDGNSSGSGKSSSGTVGAIVGSVIAMAIVVIFVGLLGFGYYRRKQQNFRRVQSPNTTVIHPQYSGSDDLVKISVVGSTANGGTIASESYSRTSSSPGDVHVVDAGNMVISIQVLRNVTNNFSEENILGRGGFGTVYKGELHDGTKIAVKRMEAGIMGTKGLNEFKSEIAVLTKVRHRNLVSLLGYCLDGNERLLVYEYMPQGTLSRHLLDWKEEGLKPLEWKKRLSIALDVARGVEYLHNLAHQSFIHRDLKPSNILLGDDMKAKVADFGLVRLAPDGKGCSVETRLAGTFGYLAPEYAVTGRVTTKADVFSFGVILMEMITGRKALDETQPEESVHLVTWFRRMQLNKDTFRKAIDPMMDLDEETFSSISTVAELAGHCCAREPYQRPDMGHAVNVLSSLAELWKPSDPDSEDSYGIDLDMSLPQALKKWQAFDDSSRFDGATSSLVVSLDNTQTSIPTRPPGFADSFTSADGR; translated from the exons ATGGACGATTACCCGCCGCACCGCGGCCCGGCGATACTCCTCGAGGTGGTGGCCTGCGCCCTCCTCATCCTCCTCGCCCTCGCATCAGGCACCGCAGGCGCGGATACGAACCCCGGCGATCTGGCCGCAATGCAGGTCCTCGCCTCCGCTCTGGGCGCCGACCGCGTTCTCTCTTGGTCCCCTTCCTCCGATCCCTGCTCCTCTTGGACCGGAATCACCTGCTCCGGCGGCCGCGTCACTGCGATCCAGGTGGGTAATATGAGCCTCGCCGGCTCACTCCCACCCGAAGTACGCAACCTCACTGGTCTCGTCCGCCTCGAGCTCCAGCACAACCGGCTCGCCGGGAAGCTACCTTCGTTTGCGGGACTCTCATCCTTGCAGTTCCTCCTCCTCCACAACAACCTCTTCTCCTTCATCCCTGATGACTTCTTCTCTGGGCTGTCTTCCCTCCAGGCCGCTTTCCTTGACGAGAACCCTTTCGCGCCTTGGAATCTCCCACCGTCTCTTCGTGATGCTGTTGCTCTCGTGAACTTCTCCGCCTACTATGCTAATGTCACTGGCTCCCTCCCTGACTTCCTCGCTACCTCCTTCCCTGGCCTTGATCACCTTGGCCTCGCCTACAACCTGCTTTCAGGCGCCGTCCCTGCAGATTTTGCTGGCGCGCCTTTGCGTTCGCTATGGCTCAACAACCAGCAGGGCCCGAACCGCCTCTCGGGCGGGATCACCTTCATAGAGAACATGACTTCCCTTCAGGAGCTCTGGCTCCAATCCAACGACTTCTCGGGGCCTCTTCCGGACTTTTCCAGGCTCACTAATTTGGGCGTTCTTGAACTCCGAGATAACCAGTTTACCGGAACTGTGCCCAGCTCTCTGACTGAGCTCAAGTCGCTGACTAAGGTCACGCTTACCAATAACTTGCTGCAGGGGCCTTTGCCAGTCTTCCCTAATTCTGTAAACCTGGACCTCAACCCAGAAAGCGAGAGCTTTTGTCTCACGAAGCCAGGGAGGTGCGATGACCGTGTCAATCTCTTGCTTTCTGTCTCCAAAGATTTTAACTACCCTGTTCGTTTTGCAAACAACTGGAAGAATAACGACCCTTGTGGATGGGAGGGGATCAGGTGCGACGCCAATGGAAACATCACTGTGATCAATTTCCAAAAGATGGGCCTAAATGGTAGCATCTCACCGGATTTTGGTTTGTTTGCCTCATTGCAGAAGCTGCTTTTGTCAAATAACAACCTCACTGGGATAATCCCCTCCACACTCACCAATTTGGCAGGGCTTAATGAATTAGATGTGTCAAATAACTCTCTTTGGGGGAAAGTGCCTAGATTTAGCCAGAATGTACTGCTGAGGACTGATGGGAATGCCCATTTGGGGCAGGATCCTGTTGCTCCTCCTGGCGCACAGTCTGGTACTACTGACAATGGAAGCAATCCTAACCCAGGAGGGTCTTCTGATGGGAATAGCAGCGGCAGTGGGAAGTCATCATCTGGCACTGTAGGTGCTATTGTGGGTTCAGTGATTGCCATGGCTATTGTTGTCATCTTTGTGGGACTGTTGGGCTTCGGCTATTACAGAAGGAAGCAGCAGAATTTTCGTAGAGTTCAGAGTCCAAACACAACTGTGATACACCCACAGTATTCAGGGTCTGATGACTTGGTGAAGATCTCAGTTGTGGGTTCAACTGCTAACGGGGGCACAATTGCAAGCGAGTCTTATAGCCGTACAAGTAGTAGTCCTGGTGATGTTCATGTAGTTGATGCAGGAAATATGGTGATCTCCATTCAGGTTCTTAGGAATGTCACTAACAATTTTAGCGAAGAGAATATATTAGGTCGTGGCGGTTTTGGTACAGTGTATAAAGGTGAACTCCATGATGGTACCAAGATTGCAGTCAAAAGGATGGAGGCAGGCATCATGGGGACAAAAGGCTTGAATGAATTTAAATCTGAGATTGCAGTCCTCACCAAAGTTAGGCACCGAAATTTGGTTTCCCTTCTTGGTTACTGCTTGGATGGGAACGAGAGGCTCTTAGTCTATGAATACATGCCGCAAGGAACATTGAGTCGGCATCTTTTGGACTGGAAAGAAGAAGGACTAAAGCCTTTGGAATGGAAGAAAAGGCTAAGCATTGCACTGGATGTGGCAAGAGGCGTTGAGTATTTACACAATTTGGCACATCAGAGTTTCATTCATAGGGATCTTAAACCTTCAAACATCCTCCTTGGGGATGACATGAAAGCTAAAGTTGCAGATTTTGGCCTTGTACGTCTTGCTCCAGATGGAAAAGGTTGTTCTGTTGAAACAAGGCTAGCTGGTACCTTTGGTTATCTTGCTCCAGAATATGCTG TGACTGGTCGTGTCACCACAAAGGCTGATGTGTTTAGCTTTGGAGTAATATTGATGGAGATGATCACTGGTCGGAAGGCTCTCGATGAGACCCAGCCAGAGGAGAGTGTTCATCTGGTCACATGGTTCCGAAGGATGCAACTCAACAAGGACACATTTCGGAAGGCCATTGACCCAATGATGGATCTCGACGAGGAGACCTTTTCAAGCATTAGCACTGTTGCAGAGCTTGCTGGTCATTGCTGTGCAAGGGAACCTTACCAAAGGCCTGACATGGGGCATGCAGTCAATGTGCTTTCATCACTTGCGGAGCTTTGGAAGCCATCTGATCCTGATTCTGAGGACAGTTATGGTATCGACCTTGACATGTCTCTTCCTCAAGCACTAAAAAAATGGCAGGCTTTTGATGACAGCAGCCGTTTCGATGGAGCCACATCATCTTTGGTGGTGAGCTTGGACAACACTCAGACCAGCATACCAACAAGACCCCCAGGTTTTGCAGATTCCTTTACCTCAGCTGATGGAAGATAA